In Phoenix dactylifera cultivar Barhee BC4 chromosome 11, palm_55x_up_171113_PBpolish2nd_filt_p, whole genome shotgun sequence, the following are encoded in one genomic region:
- the LOC103715034 gene encoding uncharacterized protein LOC103715034 isoform X1 — protein MGEMGKVFVGWEEVVVSNDKGRRVVHYYLRDAGCGMDLAVVGREKSVRHMSYAVPGKFLRSLLALRPGHHLLASSCASFGCPPSSSSGLSLKWRSRREVVDWLSSLVSDSISYGSSPMVDRFSDDEDDEPTYIPASKGLSSGKMGHQSEEFSWLGSSWICRKRRKHYRSFCWNGITISVHDFVHVMTEENQTLVAYVEDLYEDLRANNMAVVRWFHKVDEVGILLPPDVNDREIFFSLCLQDFSVECIDGLAAVLSAQHFEKFQNEAKNSSWEPYLCRRQIDNDDVKPFDITQVQGYWSQELLRSMFTSSLKLRFKITCGGSSLDGDRNCHDPRSGLKKHRLSSGGIDFAGTVARDMNRKTKLGASSKEERHMTDTISAPGFLGKELFKQKLQPQLSPGCHVEVLSQDSGIRGCWFRCVIIKRHHDKVKVRYQDVQDADENGSLEEWVLLSRVAATDRLGIRLCGRPVVRPNPSDRGRLSCSFNVGAIVDAWWHDGWWEGIVIRKESEGQIHVYFPGEKQVSIFSQGGLRPSQEWIGNKWNHIKDRKDTVSSLLSVMEREDMGLFSDEGIPIQSPDTNRLPETEYLTESAAAERTVECKLTPHRDSLIFKSGDVLDLAKECYLDGLKWGSSKKRKRREFACDDPDHTKRRCEVHSSSSREEAEQSNACRVFMLPKSLKVDHDNCKIGGDPLFSAPMTVSSLVMSR, from the exons ATGGGGGAAATGGGGAAGGTGTTCGTCGGGtgggaggaggtggtggtgtCGAACGACAAGGGGAGGAGGGTGGTGCACTACTACCTCCGGGACGCCGGCTGCGGGATGGATTTGGCGGTGGTGGGGCGGGAGAAGAGCGTGCGCCACATGTCCTACGCCGTTCCTGGGAAGTTCCTCAGATCGCTCCTTGCGCTGCGGCCAGGCCACCATCTTCTGGCCTCCTCCTGCGCGTCCTTCGGCTGCCCGCCGTCGTCGTCCTCCGGGCTGTCCCTCAAGTGGCGGTCCCGCAGGGAGGTCGTCGATTGGCTCTCTTCCCTCGTCTCAG ATTCAATATCTTATGGATCTTCTCCTATGGTGGATAGATTTtcagatgatgaagatgatgaacCTACATATATCCCTGCTTCCAAG GGCCTTTCATCAGGGAAAATGGGACATCAATCTGAAGAATTTTCATGGTTAGGTTCTTCATGGATTTGCAGGAAAAGACGCAAACACTACCGATCTTTCTGCTGGAATGGAATTACAATCTCT GTTCATGACTTTGTCCATGTCATGACTGAAGAGAATCAGACACTTGTGGCATATGTGGAAGATTTGTATGAGGACTTGAGAGCCAACAATATGGCTGTGGTACGATGGTTTCACAAAGTTGATGAGGTTGGTATTCTTTTGCCTCCTGATGTTAATGACAGAGagattttcttctctctttgtcTTCAAGATTTCAGTGTTGAATGCATTGATGGATTAGCTGCCGTCCTCAGTGCTCAGCATTTTGAGAAGTTTCAGAATGAGGCAAAGAATAGCAGTTGGGAACCTTACCTGTGTCGCAGGCAGATTGACAATGATGATGTCAAACCTTTCGACATAACTCAGGTCCAGGGCTACTGGAGCCAGGAACTACTTCGGTCTATGTTTACATCTTCTTTGAAATTGAGATTTAAAATAACCTGCGGTGGTTCTAGTTTGGATGGGGATCGAAATTGCCATGATCCCCGAAGTGGACTTAAGAAACATAGGTTGAGTAGTGGTGGTATTGATTTTGCCGGAACAGTTGCTAGGGATATGAACAGGAAAACAAAATTGGGTGCTAGCAGTAAAGAAgaaagacatatgacagacaccATTTCTGCTCCTGGTTTCCTCGGAAAGGAGTTGTTCAAGCAAAAACTCCAGCCGCAGCTATCTCCAGGATGCCATGTCGAAGTACTGTCACAAGATAGTGGAATAAGGGGATGCTGGTTCCGATGTGTGATTATTAAAAGGCACCATGATAAGGTGAAAGTTCGCTATCAAGATGTTCAAGATGCTGATGAAAATGGCAGTTTAGag GAATGGGTTCTGCTTTCAAGGGTTGCAGCAACAGATAGGTTGGGTATACGCTTATGTGGGAGGCCAGTGGTTCGTCCAAATCCATCAGACAGAGGCAGGTTGTCATGTAGCTTCAATGTTGGGGCTATTGTTGATGCATGGTGGCATGATGGCTGGTGGGAGGGTATTGTGATTCGTAAAGAATCTGAAGGGCAAATCCATGTATATTTCCCAG GAGAAAAGCAAGTTTCTATTTTTAGCCAGGGTGGCTTGAGACCCTCACAGGAATGGATTGGCAACAAatggaatcatataaaagacaGAAAAGATACTGTAAGCTCATTGTTGTCTGTTATGGAGCGTGAGGATATGGGTTTGTTCAGCGATGAAGGAATCCCAATTCAATCACCAGACACCAATAGGCTTCCTGAAACAGAATACCTAACTGAGAGCGCAGCAGCAGAGAGAACTGTTGAATGCAAGCTTACGCCTCATAGAGATTCATTGATATTTAAATCTGGAGATGTGTTGGATCTTGCTAAAGAATGTTATCTGGATGGCTTGAAATGGGGCTcatcaaagaaaaggaagagaagagagttTGCCTGTGATGATCCAGATCATACTAAAAGACGTTGTGAAGTTCACAGCAGTAGCAGCCGAGAGGAAGCAGAACAGTCTAATGCTTGCAGGGTGTTTATGCTACCCAAATCATTGAAAGTTGATCATGACAACTGCAAGATTGGTGGTGATCCTCTGTTCAGTGCCCCAATGACAGTTTCAAGCTTGGTCATGTCCAGATGA
- the LOC103715034 gene encoding uncharacterized protein LOC103715034 isoform X2, with translation MVDRFSDDEDDEPTYIPASKGLSSGKMGHQSEEFSWLGSSWICRKRRKHYRSFCWNGITISVHDFVHVMTEENQTLVAYVEDLYEDLRANNMAVVRWFHKVDEVGILLPPDVNDREIFFSLCLQDFSVECIDGLAAVLSAQHFEKFQNEAKNSSWEPYLCRRQIDNDDVKPFDITQVQGYWSQELLRSMFTSSLKLRFKITCGGSSLDGDRNCHDPRSGLKKHRLSSGGIDFAGTVARDMNRKTKLGASSKEERHMTDTISAPGFLGKELFKQKLQPQLSPGCHVEVLSQDSGIRGCWFRCVIIKRHHDKVKVRYQDVQDADENGSLEEWVLLSRVAATDRLGIRLCGRPVVRPNPSDRGRLSCSFNVGAIVDAWWHDGWWEGIVIRKESEGQIHVYFPGEKQVSIFSQGGLRPSQEWIGNKWNHIKDRKDTVSSLLSVMEREDMGLFSDEGIPIQSPDTNRLPETEYLTESAAAERTVECKLTPHRDSLIFKSGDVLDLAKECYLDGLKWGSSKKRKRREFACDDPDHTKRRCEVHSSSSREEAEQSNACRVFMLPKSLKVDHDNCKIGGDPLFSAPMTVSSLVMSR, from the exons ATGGTGGATAGATTTtcagatgatgaagatgatgaacCTACATATATCCCTGCTTCCAAG GGCCTTTCATCAGGGAAAATGGGACATCAATCTGAAGAATTTTCATGGTTAGGTTCTTCATGGATTTGCAGGAAAAGACGCAAACACTACCGATCTTTCTGCTGGAATGGAATTACAATCTCT GTTCATGACTTTGTCCATGTCATGACTGAAGAGAATCAGACACTTGTGGCATATGTGGAAGATTTGTATGAGGACTTGAGAGCCAACAATATGGCTGTGGTACGATGGTTTCACAAAGTTGATGAGGTTGGTATTCTTTTGCCTCCTGATGTTAATGACAGAGagattttcttctctctttgtcTTCAAGATTTCAGTGTTGAATGCATTGATGGATTAGCTGCCGTCCTCAGTGCTCAGCATTTTGAGAAGTTTCAGAATGAGGCAAAGAATAGCAGTTGGGAACCTTACCTGTGTCGCAGGCAGATTGACAATGATGATGTCAAACCTTTCGACATAACTCAGGTCCAGGGCTACTGGAGCCAGGAACTACTTCGGTCTATGTTTACATCTTCTTTGAAATTGAGATTTAAAATAACCTGCGGTGGTTCTAGTTTGGATGGGGATCGAAATTGCCATGATCCCCGAAGTGGACTTAAGAAACATAGGTTGAGTAGTGGTGGTATTGATTTTGCCGGAACAGTTGCTAGGGATATGAACAGGAAAACAAAATTGGGTGCTAGCAGTAAAGAAgaaagacatatgacagacaccATTTCTGCTCCTGGTTTCCTCGGAAAGGAGTTGTTCAAGCAAAAACTCCAGCCGCAGCTATCTCCAGGATGCCATGTCGAAGTACTGTCACAAGATAGTGGAATAAGGGGATGCTGGTTCCGATGTGTGATTATTAAAAGGCACCATGATAAGGTGAAAGTTCGCTATCAAGATGTTCAAGATGCTGATGAAAATGGCAGTTTAGag GAATGGGTTCTGCTTTCAAGGGTTGCAGCAACAGATAGGTTGGGTATACGCTTATGTGGGAGGCCAGTGGTTCGTCCAAATCCATCAGACAGAGGCAGGTTGTCATGTAGCTTCAATGTTGGGGCTATTGTTGATGCATGGTGGCATGATGGCTGGTGGGAGGGTATTGTGATTCGTAAAGAATCTGAAGGGCAAATCCATGTATATTTCCCAG GAGAAAAGCAAGTTTCTATTTTTAGCCAGGGTGGCTTGAGACCCTCACAGGAATGGATTGGCAACAAatggaatcatataaaagacaGAAAAGATACTGTAAGCTCATTGTTGTCTGTTATGGAGCGTGAGGATATGGGTTTGTTCAGCGATGAAGGAATCCCAATTCAATCACCAGACACCAATAGGCTTCCTGAAACAGAATACCTAACTGAGAGCGCAGCAGCAGAGAGAACTGTTGAATGCAAGCTTACGCCTCATAGAGATTCATTGATATTTAAATCTGGAGATGTGTTGGATCTTGCTAAAGAATGTTATCTGGATGGCTTGAAATGGGGCTcatcaaagaaaaggaagagaagagagttTGCCTGTGATGATCCAGATCATACTAAAAGACGTTGTGAAGTTCACAGCAGTAGCAGCCGAGAGGAAGCAGAACAGTCTAATGCTTGCAGGGTGTTTATGCTACCCAAATCATTGAAAGTTGATCATGACAACTGCAAGATTGGTGGTGATCCTCTGTTCAGTGCCCCAATGACAGTTTCAAGCTTGGTCATGTCCAGATGA
- the LOC103715033 gene encoding formin-like protein 11, which translates to MSWSIRDYKTSQSDEGRECNCRASLRCSESSRGLCAQQLGVVKIEEQEKLSNYEGDIDELGQAEKFVKVFSLTTLNLAAKDSLLSVQEARKELRSSRLFLRLLEAVLKTGNRMNVGTIKGSVRAFKLDALLKLADVKGTDGKTTFLHFVVQEMIRSEGANAMETARQKTKQDKNKPMAAEEREEVHRAMGLEGLITELCNVKKTSIDWNVLVSSASNLSRGMDQLKHLVEINLSNDDISGSFVHSMKSFMHHAEKIIQELKSDQNKALHVREITGYYYRNMRRDEANSLRIFIIVRDFLGILDRVRKDVRSSRPIRV; encoded by the exons ATGTCATGGAGCATAAGAGATTACAAGACATCACAATCTGATGAAGGCCGTGAATGCAACTGCCGAGCAAGCCTGCGATGCTCTGAATCAAG TAGAGGATTATGTGCACAACAATTAGGAGTGGTGAAGatagaagaacaagaaaaactttccaaCTATGAAGGGGATATTGATGAATTAGGTCAAGCAGAGAAATTTGTTAAGGtg TTTTCATTAACCACTCTGAATCTTGCTGCTAAAGACTCACTTTTGTCTGTGCAGGAAGCCCGCAAGGAACTTAGGTCTAGTAGGCTTTTCTTAAGATTGCTTGAGGCTGTGCTCAAAACAGGGAATCGGATGAATGTCGGGACTATAAAAGGCAGTGTGAGAGCTTTCAAACTTGATGCTCTGCTAAAACTTGCAGATGTCAAGGGAACTGATGGAAAGACCACCTTCCTGCATTTTGTTGTTCAAGAGATGATCAGGTCAGAAGGTGCAAATGCTATGGAGACAGCAAGACAGAAAACTAAACAAGACAAAAATAAGCCAATGGCTGCTGAGGAAAGAGAAGAGGTTCACAGGGCAATGGGTCTGGAAGGACTCATCACAGAGCTCTGCAATGTCAAGAAGACAAGTATAGACTGGAATGTATTGGTTAGCTCAGCCTCAAATCTCTCCCGCGGAATGGATCAGCTGAAACATTTAGTAGAAATAAACCTATCCAATGATGACATTAGTGGCAGCTTTGTCCACTCCATGAAATCCTTCATGCACCATGCtgaaaagatcatccaagagctGAAAAGTGATCAAAATAAAGCCCTACATGTCAGAGAGATCACCGGGTACTATTATCGGAACATGCGCAGGGATGAAGCGAATTCACTCCGGATATTCATAATTGTGAGGGACTTCCTTGGTATATTAGATCGAGTACGTAAAGATGTCAGGAGCTCAAGACCCATCAGGGTCTAA